Genomic DNA from Desulfocurvus vexinensis DSM 17965:
GTCCTGCTCGGGCTTGTGGCCGCTGCGCGGCTCGGGGCAGGCCTCGGGCGGCGGCGCGTCCACGAAGGCGGACTCGGGCCGGTATTCCGTGCGCGCCCGGGCGTCCTCGCGCAACTGCGGGTTGTCCCCGCCCGGGTACTCGATGCGCTGGTGGAAGATGCCCGTGAGGATGCGCAAGAAGACTTCCGAAAGCTCGTGCAGATCCTTGAGCGTCAGGGCCGATTCGTCGAGCTGGCCGTCGGAGAAGATCTTCTTGATGAGCTTCTCGATGTGGCCCTTGATGCGGCTGGGCGTGGGCTCCACCAGGGTCCGGCTGGAGGCCTCGATGGCATCGGCCAGAAGCAGCAGCCCGGCCTCCTTGGTTTGCGGCTTGGGGCCCGGGTAGCGGAACTCGTCCTCCCGGGGCGGGGCCTCGCCGCGCGCCTCGGCCTGCTCGCAGGCCTTGTGGTAGAAGAAGGAGATGAGCATGGTGCCGTGGTGCTGGCGGATGAGATCCTCGATCTCCGCGCCGAGCTTGTGCGTGCGCGCCAGCTCCACGCCCTGCTTGACGTGGCTGGTGAGAATCAGCGCGCTCATGGACGGGGCCAGCTTGTCGTGGCGGTTCTCGCCGCCCATCTGGTTCTCCACGAAATACTGGGGCTTGGTGACCTTGCCCACGTCGTGGTACAGCGCCGCCACCCGCGCCAGCAGCGGGTTGGCCCCGATGGCCCGCGCCCCGGCCTCGACCATGTTCGACAGCACCAGCGAGTGGTGATACGAGCCCGGCGCGCTGACCATCAGCTCCTGGAGCAGCGGCTGCTCCAGGCTCATGAGCTCCATGAGCCGGAAGCGCGAGACGTAGCCCAGCAGGTATTCGGCCATGGGCGACAGGGCCAGCAGCAGCACCAGGGACACGAAGCCCCCGGCCAGCACGTAGGCCCCGCCCGCCAGGGCGTGCGCCAGGCCCTGGTAGTCCAGAAAATTGGCGCCCACCCAGGCCAGGGACAGGCCCGCCAGCAGCGGCAGCACCGAGGCCAGCAGCTCCTTGCGGCTTTCGGCCTGCTTGATGACGAAGGCGTAGAGCAGTCCGGTGGCGAAGAAGAAGGAGAACAGCGTCAGCCCGCCGCCCAGGATCTGCGCGCAGAAGAACGCCAGCAGCAGGGTCACGAAGAAGCAGGTCACCAGCGGGAAGAACATGGCCGCCACGCCCGAGGCCCCGGCCAGGGGCAGGCTGTAGGGGATGATCTCCTTGGTCAGCACCGGCGAGCCCAGGGTCAGCGGCCCGCCGATGAGCGCCAGGAACTTCGCCCCCGCGCAGAAGACCACCGCCAGCACGGACAACAGCACGTAGTCGCGCCCCTGCAGGGCCGGGCACAGCCCCGCCCGGCGGCACAAAAGCAGCCCCAGGCCCATGAGC
This window encodes:
- a CDS encoding HD family phosphohydrolase; translated protein: MNVSKKPTRKKPSAQRTARDERARARDTRTLGVALFLLVLLGLSALAGVRMESGPPAYTAGDIADTDVIARRDFLIEDMAATLAKRRRAAEAQPPVFDLSRDALRSIDAAVHDVFGTLDAATPEAMEDVRWQIAEDLNAEIGKATLALWQREDFQNLVLARVLPWVGEALARGVVEDASELSRHEHGIILRDMAAGEETMVADPEATMDITRLRAALAAFLKDELKKPLTVRKAVWTLLAPLLEPSLTLDREETRARADRAMAAVQPVYFHVRQGEILVRHGEAVTLEQQIKLQAMAAESPRGVTVLPAAGIFALAALMGLGLLLCRRAGLCPALQGRDYVLLSVLAVVFCAGAKFLALIGGPLTLGSPVLTKEIIPYSLPLAGASGVAAMFFPLVTCFFVTLLLAFFCAQILGGGLTLFSFFFATGLLYAFVIKQAESRKELLASVLPLLAGLSLAWVGANFLDYQGLAHALAGGAYVLAGGFVSLVLLLALSPMAEYLLGYVSRFRLMELMSLEQPLLQELMVSAPGSYHHSLVLSNMVEAGARAIGANPLLARVAALYHDVGKVTKPQYFVENQMGGENRHDKLAPSMSALILTSHVKQGVELARTHKLGAEIEDLIRQHHGTMLISFFYHKACEQAEARGEAPPREDEFRYPGPKPQTKEAGLLLLADAIEASSRTLVEPTPSRIKGHIEKLIKKIFSDGQLDESALTLKDLHELSEVFLRILTGIFHQRIEYPGGDNPQLREDARARTEYRPESAFVDAPPPEACPEPRSGHKPEQDPTGQSCPADARDAGTVLKFTKRRGAK